A stretch of the Candidatus Eremiobacterota bacterium genome encodes the following:
- the nadD gene encoding nicotinate (nicotinamide) nucleotide adenylyltransferase has protein sequence MRGRLGIFGGSFDPIHNGHLFVAEAVRDACGLDRVVFVPTRAGQHYRNGALSAAPEARAQMIRLAIAANDAFAIDESDLAPAASGYTADLLPRLRARYPDSAFTFIVGADSLVRSQWKRLDEVVDMVESFVVAPRGEVTHDDLDRALAGLSPERRAKVQMLDLPVVAESATLIRRRLKEKSSVRYLIPEPVYRYVAEHGLYGA, from the coding sequence GTGAGAGGGCGGCTCGGTATTTTTGGCGGCTCGTTCGATCCGATTCACAACGGGCATCTGTTCGTTGCGGAAGCGGTGCGCGATGCGTGCGGGCTCGATCGCGTGGTGTTCGTGCCGACTCGCGCAGGACAGCACTATCGCAACGGCGCGCTGAGCGCGGCGCCGGAAGCGCGCGCGCAGATGATTCGGCTCGCGATCGCGGCGAACGACGCGTTCGCAATCGACGAAAGCGATCTCGCACCGGCAGCGAGCGGTTACACCGCCGATCTGCTGCCGCGCTTGCGCGCGCGCTATCCTGACTCGGCGTTCACGTTCATCGTCGGCGCGGACTCGCTGGTGCGCTCGCAATGGAAACGGCTGGACGAGGTGGTCGACATGGTCGAATCGTTCGTCGTCGCACCGCGCGGCGAGGTGACGCACGACGACCTGGACCGCGCGCTCGCGGGGCTCTCGCCGGAGCGGCGCGCGAAGGTTCAGATGCTCGATCTGCCGGTCGTCGCCGAGTCGGCGACCTTGATCCGGCGACGTCTGAAGGAGAAGAGCAGCGTGCGCTATCTTATCCCCGAGCCGGTGTATCGGTACGTCGCCGAGCACGGGTTGTACGGAGCGTGA